A window of the Cannabis sativa cultivar Pink pepper isolate KNU-18-1 chromosome X, ASM2916894v1, whole genome shotgun sequence genome harbors these coding sequences:
- the LOC115703214 gene encoding S-type anion channel SLAH4, translating to MAAQSCQSEIEQVIQYSSSSPVTISTNNNDINYDQQSLPTTTMIILVDRLLNSLRSIVTKFHAGYFRISLSLGGQALLWKKFMGPRTTNATHSVVLMINSTSTFLVLWSFALFTLIFLSLIYLLKCLFNFKMVKAEFLHHVGVNYLFVPWISWLLLLQTAPFLAPTTPTYLILWWIFSVPVVLLDVKIYGQWFTKGKRYLSMAANPTSQLSVIGNLVGAQAAARMGWRESAVGLFSLGMVHYLVLFVTLYQRLAGGDRLPAMLRPVFFLFFAAPSMASLAWESIVGDFDMVSKMLFFLSLFLFLSLICRPMLFKRSMRRFNIAWWAYSFPMTVLALASFEYAEEVKGGIAHVLMLLLFGLSVLVSLTLVALTVINTKMLLPDNDPITTTLFHSTRNNLLPLVSTTTTSPH from the exons aTGGCGGCCCAAAGTTGTCAATCCGAAATCGAGCAAGTGATTCAATATTCATCATCGTCCCCTGTCACAATTTCCACCAATAATAATGATATAAATTATGATCAACAAAGTTTGCCGACCACTACGATGATTATCTTAGTGGATAGATTACTTAATTCTTTAAGATCTATAGTAACAAAATTTCATGCAGGATATTTCAGAATCAGTCTTTCACTAGGTGGTCAAGCTTTGCTATGGAAAAAATTTATGGGACCAAGAACAACTAATGCTACTCATTCTGTTGTCCTGATGATCAACTCGACGTCGACTTTTCTTGTCCTGTGGTCTTTTGCTCTTTTCACACTAatctttctttctcttatttACCTCTTGAAATGTTTGTTTAACTTTAAGATGGTCAAAGCTGAGTTTTTGCACCACGTAGGAGTAAATTACCTTTTCGTCCCTTGGATCTCTTGGCTACTCTTGCTCCAAACGGCACCGTTTCTCGCCCCTACAACACCCACTTATTTGATTCTCTGGTGGATTTTCTCAGTCCCTGTGGTTCTTCTTGACGTGAAAATATACGGCCAATGGTTCACCAAAGGGAAGAGGTACTTGTCCATGGCGGCCAACCCTACAAGCCAGTTGTCCGTGATCGGGAACTTGGTCGGGGCACAGGCTGCAGCTCGGATGGGGTGGAGAGAGAGCGCGGTGGGGCTGTTTTCCCTGGGTATGGTCCATTATTTAGTGCTTTTTGTGACACTTTATCAGCGGTTAGCAGGAGGTGACCGGCTACCGGCCATGCTGAGGCCtgtcttcttcttgttcttcgCGGCGCCAAGCATGGCCAGCTTGGCTTGGGAATCCATTGTTGGTGATTTCGATATGGTGTCCAAAATGTTGTTTTTTCTCTCCCTtttcctctttctctctctg atatgTAGACCAATGCTTTTCAAGAGGTCAATGAGGAGATTCAACATTGCATGGTGGGCATACTCATTCCCAATGACCGTACTAGCTTTGGCTTCATTTGAGTACGCAGAAGAGGTGAAAGGAGGGATTGCTCATGTCCTAATGCTGTTACTCTTTGGCCTCTCTGTTTTGGTGTCACTCACTTTGGTCGCACTCACTGTCATAAACACAAAAATGCTCTTACCCGATAATGATCCTATTACAACCACTCTTTTTCatagtactagaaataatttATTACCTTTAGTATCCACCACCACCACGTCTCCTCACTAA